tgtgcatactATATATTGCGCACCTTGTGGAACTGCAACTGTGTGTGCTCAcataaatgtatgtacattgtaCATTGTACATCCATACGTGCATATATATGCAGTGCATTATCTATATTGCCACCACGACACTCAAAAACTCAAATATTAACTTCGATTTGTTCTAAAAGTGTTGATTGTGTCCAAATTATCATCCCAGTgacatttatttggctttgtttgtgCACTGCTTAatgcacatgcacacatgtacatagtattatttatttatttatgggaGCCACTATACTATACGTATCGAATCGTCCCAATAacatcgcacacacactgctGTGCGTAATTATGTATTCGGATGGTGGATATAAGAGATATATGCACCTATAAGCGATAACCGGATTTCCAATGACACCCAAATCGACATGCCTAAATATAAGCAAATAAGTAATTTCGAATACGTTACATGCTAAGTATTCTTTTAGCCGATTCACACAATGTCCGATGGATCACCGCCTCCATCGATTTGCTTTATCCGTGCCGCCGAATCGTATCCAAAGTCACAAATGGAGAAGGAAGACTCCCAGCTGTTCGTCCCGTTTCAAGAGTGTAGGTGCTCCACCATATGCTGTTATCCATAACACCTGCTAATCTATAGTATATATCCCACCAGTGGCCGGCGAATCGATTAAGTACCTGGGGCGCACGGATGATGGTATCCTCGCCCTGTCCAATTATCGGATATTCCTCTCCAAGCAGTCAACCGGCTACGAGACCTACGTTCCACTGGGCTTAATCGAATCCGTTCAGGTGCGAGATTTGTTCCAGCTGATTGTCAATTGTAAGGATGCCAGCACTGTGCGCTGCTCCTTTCCGTCGGCGGAACAGTGCTCCGACTGGCAGCGGCGGATCCATCTGATGATCGGGGTTCCCGAGTCACTGGAGACACTCTTCGCCTTTCCCTTCTACTCCTGGACCTGCGATGTGCTCGGAAGTGGCAATGGCAGCGGTATCGTTAGCGCCCAGGCCAACGGAAACGGCCTGATTGCCAAGGATCGTTGCCTAACGCTACACAATGGCTCGGCGAAGCCCACAGCCAACGTCACAGCGTCGAATCCTCTGCCCGATCCTGCCAGCGAGACCATCTCAGCCGCCATGAGCAATCGCCTGCAACGATCCGTGCGCTATGAAAGCGACTTTAAGAACGAGGTGGCCCGCTTGGGATTCGATCTGAAGGGATCGTGGCGCATCTCCACGGCCAATGCTGATTTCAAGCTCTGTCCCTCGTATCCACCCAAATTGCTTGTGCCCTGCTGTATCACCGACGAGATGCTCCACAACGTTGCCAACTTCCGGGGATCGCGAAGGCTGCCGGCTGTCGTCTGGCGGCACCAAAAGTCGGGCGCCATCTTGGCCCGATGCAGCCAGCCGGAGGTCGGTTGGCTTGGCTGGCGCAACACACGGGACGAGCAGCTACTCAAGGCACTCGCCGATGCCTGTGCCTTTGACAGGGGCGAGCACGCCAGGCATTCCACCTGCGCCAATGCAAAGGCGCAACCAACAAAGGGCTCCAAGGAGACCAACGGCCAGTCGGGCTTATCCGGCAAGAGTTCACCGTCTCTGGACGATTCTTCGCATGAGGAACTCACGCTGGATGAAATCAAGGTAAGTTTATTAACAAAATAGCCGGGTATTCTTAGAATAAAGGTTTCAGTTAccataaattcataaattacTTAACACGTAGCAGTAAAAAGATGACAAAATGATATAAATTGATCATTGCTCttcaattgcatttgctttCAGAAAATCCTCATTGTGGATGCTCGCAGCTACACCTCCGCAGTTACAAACCGTGCCAGAGGCGGCGGCTGTGAGTGCATCGAGTACTATCCCTGTGCCGAGATTGAGTTTATGAACTTGGGCAACATCCACGCCATTCGAAAGAGTTTCCATGCTGTCCGCCAGCTTTGCGCGTCATCTCCCGATGATCCAAAGTGAGTTTGCTAGGTGATTATTAAAGATATGCATACATGAAATGGTATCGTATTCTTACAGCTGGTACGGACAACTGGAGAAGACCATGTGGATGCAGCATCTGTCCGGCCTGCTGGGAGCCACCATGACCGTTGTGCACACCATCGAGAAGAATGGACGACCCGTCCTTGTGCACTGCTCAGACGGTTGGGATCGCACTCCACAGATCGTGGCCACGGCGCAATTATGTTTGGATCCCTACTACAGAACGGTTGAGGTACGTCGATATACATGAATTTGTTTGTTCTATGGTCTTATATTTTACCTACTTGCTTGTTTTTGCAGGGGTTCCGCGTTCTTGTCGAGCGTGAATGGCTGAACTTTGGACACAAATTCGCCGATCGCTCCGGAAATGGTCCCAATTCCGATGAAGTTAACGAGCGATGTCCAGTTTTTCTGCAGTGGCTTGATCTTGTGCATCAAATACACAGGCAGTATCCATGCAGTTTTGAGTTCAGTATAAGCTATTTGGTAAGTGGTGCAATGGAATTTCGCACGCAGTAGTGCCCCTTAACtgattgttatatatttttgatcagaTCAAACTGGCGCAACATTCGTTGTCCTGTCTCTTCGGCACGTTCCTATGTAATTCGCTCAGAGAACGCATCGAGAATTCAGTTTTCGACCGAACGTTTTCCGTGTGGCCATTTTTAGCGGAAACTATGTATAGAAATCCTCTCTATAAGCATGAGACTGAAAAGGTGGTTATCATTTGGATATATGCTGTCAGCCTAAAGGATAATGCTaatgatttttgtgtttttttgttttaggttCTTTGGCCGGCGCACAGTGTGcggtttttatatttttggtctGATGTATACCTTGGTAGTTTAGGCaacaaaaatggaactgaTCTTCCATTACTAAGTAATGAAAGACAGAGCGGACACAATGGTGAGTTGAGTGGAGTACTCCTAATTGAAATTGACTCACTTTTTACTCTTTACTGTCACAAACAATAGGCCTGATGGCGAAGACACGATCTTCTGAAGACTTAACAACGAATGAGTTGGGACAGAGCACCATTTCCAGGAGGTCCAGTGATCCCAACCTAACCGTTGAATCCATGTAGGTCAACTGAAGATTATTTGATGCGGCagcaaaatgaattttgttcttttcccTGCGATTCAGTGTTACAGATTGTTTCAATGCCAATAGCAACTCGATGTTTGACATACGATCTGAGGCCAACAACAGTGTTAGCGAAAATGTCCAAGAAAGTGTTAAAGACTCCAAAGAAGTAGAGCTGGACGTGACGGATGCAACTGAAGTAGGTCCATGTGGCCGTTCAAATAATCCCATTCCAGATTTCCATAACGACCAAAGTACAGCTTCTAACCGTGATATATTGGAAGTGGAATCACAAACGCAAAGGCGAAGTTCCTTGGTGTCGTCCTCACAGCTGATCCCTGGGCCTGTCTTCGTTTTTGGCTCATCCGAAAACGGTAAGAGATGTTAGCATAAAGCAAAAGAAACTTGACTTTAACTACATTAATGGTTTCAGAAAAAAATGCAGTTCCTTCGGAATCTGAGGAATCCTTGGCGACCTCACAGAAACTAAACCCCGAATCTGGGCGACCTTTCTTCATTTTTGGTTCATCCGAAAACGGTAAGAGATGTTAGAATGAAGCAACTGAAACTTACTTTATATTAACTATCTTAATGCTTTCAGATCAAAGTCCAGTTCCTTCAAAATCTGAAGACACAAGTGATATTTGTCGCGCCCTGTGGCATGGCGCAATTGAAACCAGCACTGATACCCTTATTCCTGCGGAGCCCGTACAAAAACCGAACAGCGACAATAGCAGTAGAGATCACATAACACCGCCCACAATGGAACTGGTCAGTGGTGATAGAAAGCTGGAGTCGACTACGACTACCACTGTCCAAGCCAGTAAAATCAGTCAGAGCTACAATAATTTGCCGAAGGTACACATAAGACCGAATGCCGTGATATGCCCGCAGCGGGTAGACGCTTTTCCGCATCACCTGGACCTACAAGTGCCAAGGGAGACGACGGGAAATCCGGACCGTTGCAAGCCGGAAAAGTTAGCCAAagatgcgaatgcgaatgccaaTGCCAACGGATCCCTGCTGACATCCGATGGCTGCAACGGCGAGGAAAGTCTCTTTATATCACCCGACCTGCAGCGGTTCGTGGGCCAGTCGCCATTCGATGCTCCCTCAGCGGGCGGACGAATACGACGAAATACCTTCGGATCGAGCTACAGTCGCGACATGAAGTTCACAGCAGAAAATGGCAGGTGAGTTGTGTGTACCTACTCATTGGACTGAATCAAAAAACTCTACTTTCAGCGCACACCAATTCCCGTCATCGGGGATCATTTCGTTGCCCCCAACACCATTTCAGGAGAGGGCGCAGTTCACTATATCCTGTCCAGATGGCCTGGCTCACGGACTCAGCGAACAAAACATAAGACTCCACCAAATCGTACAAGAACACAAGGTGAGCTCCAGTACAAAAGCAGTTTTCTTTATagtcattttaattgcatacaTACACTATTTCAGCTACGTGAGGAAATGCTACTGCGAGAAATACACGGTATGCGACTGGCTCTGTTGGAAAAAGGTTGCCCCAGCTGCAACAGCATCGTTTCGACAAATATGGAACATGTAAATAATGATCGTTTAAGATACAAAATGTGTGCATATATTCTTGAAAAGCGTGGTTAATGTTAGATATAGACCCTCGGTGCAAAGTGTGCGCCCAATATGCTTGAAACAGGGACCTTGGTCTTTGGAATCTCACAGtgcatattatataaaatgagGATTTGTCCCATGCCCAAATCCCCAGAGCACCACAGTGGTGGTGTTTGAATCGAGGGCAATACTGCAATCTAAACATAAGTAGCAATGTGCATTAACTGTCAGTCGTCTAATTATTTAACTCTTCTTTAGGAAAATGGATCGGATATCGTTGAAAATGCTTCAACATGTTCCTGGGAGGCCGTCGAAGAACGTAGCGGTCCCGCCTCGTATGCCCCTTCCTCGATCCAAGAGAAAAAAGCGTCCAGTGTCCTCTGGGTACCAGACCATGCTGTTTCGCGTTGCTCTAGTTGTCAAACTGAGTTCTGGCTTGGACGAAGAAAACATCATTGTCGGTGCGCATCCAACACTTGAAACCTTAATGTTTTACTCTTAAAAAATTTGCAATATGTATGATTTTCGGCTTGAGTTGAATATTACCATTTTTAGCGATACAAAATTCCTAGACCTTAATGTCAGTAACTAAGACTCGAGTACCTTTTTTATGACTGTGCAATATTACGATTAAATTTGactattcaatttttttttctgatgCTCATATTCAACTTGGGTTGAAAGCGCGTTATAATTTTCTTACTTTACTGGGATACATGACTACTATACTAACAGTGTAAACTATGctaatcaagaatatataaaagtcaaataattcatttattcTTTTAAGTTTTTCCATCGTAGCCTAGACTATTTCAGCAAATCAACGCAGTCAgttgatattatttataaactagTTGTTTCATACGACATTTTAGAGCAGTTAATAAAGCGAACACTATTTAATGTAATTACAGATCTTGTGGAGAAATTTTTTGTGCTGACTGCTCGGAGTTTTGGGCGCCGTTGCCAAACGAAAAGCTTTTTAACCCAGTTAGGCTATGTGGATCCTGCTACACGAGCGTCACAACCAATGTCCAGGAGTACGCTGCGGTACCTGCAGAATCCCAGGCGAAGGACGATGAGACGTCTTCGGCGAATTCCTAagcgcttttccttttcccaaTTCATTTAAGTCTCCTCTGTTGTATCAATTTGTACATATTAttactcaaaaatatttattgcatatgTGAGCACCATAATAGCGAAAAGTTCATCTGTGCGTTTATATAGAACAcgaaattatacaattttgttagaaatatatatgtggaTATATGGAaacaattgtaaattaaaatacaatctttaaacaaaagtcaaatTCGTTTATTCAAATGGGTCGAAATAAAGTGTAGCTAAAAAGGGGTTAACAAAATCATTAAAAGCACtgaatatgtaattaaatagtGTGAAAGGTGTGTCTTCCTAACATTCCgaaaaaaatcttttttaaatgttgcttatgtttttttttttttaactgtcAGTCGAATGTTTAAcgcaaagaaacaaaaaatataattcgACTTTTAATGTCATACGTTGaatcttttataaatttgcttttaaaacacatttatttttaaaagtgttcaaaaatgttcctTTATCTTGCgtaataaatgtattttttccTATTAGTTAAGTTATCCGGCAATGGATACAAAATGTATGTACCTCGTACCTCATgctgttgttttattttcatagcttaaaaatatataaaatgaattttttatataaaattaaggAAACAGTTAATACTATCAATAGCAATAATTAAATCACGTACAAAATTTGCTATCGTTATCGATACTGAACCTGTGTGAACTGACTATAAAAGCTGCAGGTGTAAACCTGGGCTCAGGTAACATATGTATATCGATAACTTTTTACCCATACAGTCGTAGTAGCGCCAAACACGGCGTTGTTTCGaaggttttttttaaattagtttcattccttaaattgttgttatttgtgATCCTTCGAATATGTGTGATGTCCGAAATCTAATTGACCTGACCGAATGGGATGAGCCCAGCAAGGAGACGTTGCACGAAGAGCCGGAGGACTCTGTGGTGGCCACGAACTTTGAGGTGCCCTACGATCCCTTCGATCTGATGGAGAAGGAGGCTTGCATCAAGGTAAGGTTAGGTTGCATACCACTGGGATATCCAATTGGCTGCAAAAAGGGTCTACCAGTGGTACTCATTCGTACAGCTCACTAAAAACTCAATGGTGCCAAATTTCAGGGCATGACCTTGACGTCGCAGATCGAGGAAAAGGTGTCCAGTGCCGAACGACAGTATCCGGATCTCGAGAGCGAGAGTCCTCCGGTTTGCATGCAGACGGACACAGCGAATGCGTCCGGACCAGGATCAGGAGAAACAACCCAAAAGAAACGCTCGAACAGCTCATTCCAGAAGCAGCTCCTCAAACTTAATGCCTCGCGATCCGTGATCAACACCCCACCACATAGTCGATCCAAAACGGAGTTTGAAAGAACAATCCTGAACGAAAACCTGCAGATGCTGGCGGCAGAGTCACCACTGAAGCTTATAGAGGACGACGACGTCATGTCCAGCAGTATCAATTTCGAGGAAGACCTTAAAATGTTACGCATTCCCATCCTAGACGCGCTAAACAATGCAGAACCCAAGGCAATAGCCGAAGACAATCACGGAAACGTAAACAAAATTGATGTAGTGACTCAGGAGGGTCAGGAAAGACCACAGACACCAATCGAAAACCAATCAAATGGCAAGAGTTTGAGCCAACTCCTCGAGCAGCTGAAAGTTTTGGCACACGAACACGTCGAGAGGTCGAAGTGGCATCTGTTTGACTCGGCAATTGAATCCATTGCCGCTGTCATCTTCGGACCCAGTGGCTCTTGTCTGGATGCTAAGAAAGCCGAATCTACTATACCATCGCCATACTCATACACCCGCCAAGGAACATTCGATCTCGAACTTCAAGTATGTATTTACATTGCAATGTAGCCCTTAGTAATAATAATAGGCATGTTTGTTTACCTATTCATTTTCACTGCCAATCATCATATCGCTTGAGTGTCTTATAACTAACAATTCTTGTATTTCTAAAATTTAGGGCACAAAGACAAAGCGTTCCCTGGATGCTAACCAAATACAGGAGGAGGAGATCGATGTACCAGGCAGTAACGTTCAAAGCTTTCCCGATGCCATGGTCTGTTCAACAGCCACGTTTGATGGCGAATCGCGACTGGATGCATTTGATAAGGACTTACTTACATCCCTACCATCAATACCATCAATTCCATCGATACCTTCGATACCGCCTGTCTCAGTTGCCAGAAAGGAGCCATTTATGACGGAGTTGGTCGACGAAACACTCGCTCAGCAGATTAACGAGCTGCTGGAGCGGCACAAACTCGCAAACACGGGAATGAGTGATCACGAACAACAGCAGGGAGTTGATCCCAGGACAGTCATACTGTTGGTGAACCCCAGCAACTACAGCAGCACTCAGGTGGCATACACCACGAgcaacgtggccaagactaaaCCAATGCCTCTACGTGAGACCAATGCGGCGGGCTCAATGCGCCGTCGATCGTCGTCGCTTTCCATTCAGGACAAGTCGAAGCTGCCCAGGGAAGTCCTAAAGTCCGATCGCCAGGTGGAGAATCTGCCGCCGCCCAAGGAGACCAAGAACACAGCCACTGTTGGGCCGATGGGTGCAGCAGCTGCCTTTCGCCAGAGGAGCAACTCCTTCTCCACGCCCAGCAATCCGTCCACAAAGGCCTACGAAAGCAGGCGCACTCTAATGAGCAGCCGCTTGAGGAACCCAGCCATAAACGAATCGGTGACCAAACCCAGCGGAAGTGTTAAGGCGACGAAGCCCATCAAGCCGGTGATTCCCATTATGAAAGTGACCGCAAGCAACGAGTCCACCTACCTGAATCCGTTCCATCCGCGCGTACCCGAAACGCCCATCTCATCGAGGACCAAGCCCGCCCAAAAGATATCCTGCACGAGCACACCACTGCCACAAATGCGCACCCAGCAGCGCAGATCCCTGAAGCCAATGGCCATGACCGCAGGATCGGGATCCCTGTCCAATGTCTCCTATTCGACGCCCAGCATTAGGGGGCCGAGCTTCTGCAAGAAGAGCGGTTCCGGCTAGAGGATAGAGAGCGTAGGAATGGGGCCATGGGGAGCACTTCCTTGGCCCGTGGGCGGTGGCGCAATGTCGCCTGAAAGTGAATTCGAATGTGATGTCTGAGGTCAAGTTTTTAACCTTGCAGATAAAACGACAATGTGAAAACGGCTTGGCTATCTCCCcccatatttttgtttcttcaatttgtttttcctctttttttttgttttgcccggCGTCACAAGATAAAGCGAACTGATATGCAGTCTGCGCACTCCATACTAAACTTTAGCGAATTAGTTTTCGTTTCGAAACGGATTAGCAGGTGTAGCCAGTCCTTTGTGTTTACTTTGCACTCGAACTGAACGAACTAATTAGTTAATTTATCTTTGTTATCTCACTAACCCACTAAGTTACTCAAGTGCTTGAAATCCCTTTCCAATTTCCCTATGTTCTTGAAATCCCTTTCCAACTTCCCTATGTTTTTAAAATCCCACTGAAGTGGAGTTTGTTAAAGAAGAGATTTGAAAGTAAGCCCAGCATATCAGAAGAGAACAAAAATAGCATTTAAGGCAGGTGAAGCCGTTTGACCACAAGTATCCTACGTTTTAAGGATTTGTCCATTGATTTAATACCTAGAAGTATGTAGCTAGATAAGTCGCTTGCAAAGCACACGCCCTATTAATTTCGCTTTTCTCAGCTGGCTCGAAAGACCAGCGAAgaataattcaataaaatgaGATTATCAGTTAAGCAATTTCCGTATATTTAACGTATGTATGTGGCGCTAGCATATCACaacaatgaaaaaaaaaaaaacgcagcAGCAAGATAATAATGAGTTACTGGTTGAGCTTGCTCTTGAGAATGCTCAACTGGGTGAGGCAGTTGTCGCGGTAGTTGCGGCGTTGGGCCAACTGATCCAGCGGCACCATCTCGCCCAGCTGCTTGGCCACCTCGACGGCGACGGGGCCCTCCATTTTCGGTGTCGGTCCCATTGTCTCGCTAACCGCATAGATGGTCTTCGAGTAGCGCTCGAAATAGTTCGCCATGCCCTCGGCATTCAGATGGGCCGTCTCCAGGGGACCCAGGAAGGCGTAGCGCGGTCCCAGTCCATTGCTCATCACGCTATCGATGTCCTTGACGTTCAGGATGCCGGCCTCGACCAAACGCCATGTCTCGTTCAGGATGGCATACTGGATGCGGTTGAGGGCGAAGCCCTCGATCTCACGCGACAGCGTAACTGGTTTCTGGCCAATCTCCTCCATCAGGGCACGGGTCTTCTTCACCCATTCCGGTTTCGTCCACGGCGCAGGCACGATCTCGACCAGAGGCACGTAGTACGGTGGGTTGACGGGATGCGAGACCAAAACCTGTTCACGAAATCAAGCGTAATTGGGCTTAGTCATGGCGGCGTTCTCATCGAAATCCAACTAAATGCGAATCGAATTGGGCACAAGGACGGCGCagctttaaattaaagcaattgcAGCTAAGAAGAATGTGTCTATTGTATGCACTGCGATTAACTAACTATTCTCTTACTAAGTAATCAGCTCAAGGTGCAGATATACTATGAGCTCTTGGCCCACTAATCTCAAGAATTCAACTCACATTGGCCTTGTTTTTCAGATCCGCGCTGAAGAGGGAGGGCAGAAAGGtgctggtggagctggagaGGATGGTGTTGGGTCCGACGACGGCGTCCAACTGCTTGTAGAGCGCCTTTTTCAGATCGAGACGCTCGGGGATGCACTCCTGGACGAAGATGGCGCCCTTGACCAGCTCCTTGAGGTCGTTGGTGCCCGAGATGCAGGCGAATTGCTGGGCGGCGGTCAGCTTGCCGCGCAGCAGGCCCTTGGCCTCCAGatcctgcagctccttctgcGTGGCAGTCAGCGCGGTGGACACCTGCTCGGGCAGGATGTCGTACAGCACCACCTGGTAGCCCACCGAGGCGAACAGCATGGACCAGGAGCGACCAATCAGACCGCTAAAAATGGTAACAACGCCAGTCAGCACCTGGATATCCTAGCATCTCCTGCTCCCACTCACCTGCCAACAATGCCAATTTTCTCGTTCTTCGTCGAcatctttgtttatttacttatcCCGAATTACTTCGATGGAGTTGGATTTGAGGAGGAGCTATGGAGGAGCTATTGCTGTCGACCGCCACTTGGCACAGCGTACATGCGTTTGAGCAATTAGACGGCAGCGCAACCGGTTTAATATTCGGCGATAACCACGCCAGAGGTGAACCCAAAAACGAGAACGAGACCCGAGACCCGAGAGCCCAAGTGTTTGTGGGGTGTTGCGGACGCGCTTGATGGGTGTCGCTGGAGATTTCGGAGGAGATAGTGGGCCGTGCGATAACAATGCCGCCCCGTTGGGCAATTGGACgatgctgccacgcccaccgcgcTGTTTACACATCACTGAGCTGCCGCGTACCTGGCATTTAGTACCGTTGGCTTTTAATGCAGGCCccattttttgttaaaataaacCAAGGAGTAACTGATTGTCCATGAATTGATTTATAATCAtaattgatttgattaatCCCCTCAAGCAACTCACTTAATTAAACTTACAAATGCCAGCATTGGTACACTTAATTTCGATAGCTTTTACCTTGGCTAGGTACGCAGGACTGGTACCTGTACCTTTGCAACCGGTATTTTCCACTCGGTGGGCGGTGGAGGGTGGGGGGTGCGGTAGATAGTCCATTTCCTAGCGGGTGTTGTCACAACGACAAAACTGTGCCAAGATGCCCTTAATTTGACTTTTATTAATAATGCCATTTTATAATGTTAGTTTAGCTACTACGGCGGGGTATCTTTGTGATTGTCCGTGCACTTATGTATTTGCTACCGGCACAAAAATAACCCCGCGAATTGTTTACTAAGCTTTTTGAGCTTTCGCTGTCTTAAATATAAGGCAAtcaaatattgtaaatatatttgtagAGCAAATGGCAATAACTACGTCAAGAGTAGTATTAATCTGATTCGAGCGTTTCGTTTCAAAACTAGTTTAATTATACGTTTTTCAATGCTCTGCctgttaaaaattaaaaatataggCTATATACTATTCCTTAAATATGATTGTGAGTTGTAAATCCAAAGAtctattttgtttgtttagttGTAATCTCTACTGACATATTTATCACTTAATTTCTTGCGCGAGAATGGTACAAATTTAACTTTTAGTTTCTCCAATCTTTGGTTTTTTCcacataataaattaaacgcGACGTCTTAAGATTAGAATGGAAAACATGATCTTGCTTTTCTCATCTGCGATATATCATACGGTTTCTTCGTGTTTTACGTGCACATACAATATGAAACCAACCAgcctaaaaatataataaccTTTGAAAGGGTATACAAAAGTTATACTCTTAAAGGATTAACTTTCCATCTTTCTTATTTCCCGTTTTTTGTGTAAGCCAGTGTTGTTAATGTATTCAAACGAACACGAAAAGAATCTGATTAGTgtattaaaagtgaaatttgtATTGCTATTTTGTTGcttaactattttatttgcttaatgtGCTTTGCTCTGCAAAAGCAAAGTGCAGCTGAAAGCTGTAATATCTAATCGGTGAATTACACATGTGCATATTTACAACTAACAACAGTGACCAACTGATAAGATGGCAGCATTCGTGATAAGAGCAGCCTGCATGGATCTCCCATCTCTTTCCTTTTGACTTTGGATTCTAGCTCATCGTATTCAATGCCTCCTCAAATGGACCCGCAAAATTCAAAAGGCCGGCGTTTCTCGCATTTAGtcatattcaaaaatatacatgtttttttttttttaatttccttctatgatttaatttaaagttagcTAGAATGCTGCTTATAGTGCCATCTTTCGACCCTCTATCGATATCTCAACTGCCCTGCGGCTCTCCTTCAGTCGCTTTGAGTCCAGGAAACGTTTCATGTGCTTCTCGTAGCGGTTTGGCTTGCGTTTTGTCGACTGAAATGGGAACCAATGAGATCAAATGAATAAGACGAAAGGTCTTAATGCTGGGACTACTAACCGCGGAGACTTCACCCTCGACGGTTGACTTAGGGCGGATGACGTAGTCCTTGTTGGAGGGCATGGGAACACGAGCGCGAGCCACCCAGCCGGGATCTCCGGGACGCA
This Drosophila simulans strain w501 chromosome X, Prin_Dsim_3.1, whole genome shotgun sequence DNA region includes the following protein-coding sequences:
- the LOC6726120 gene encoding myotubularin-related protein 4 isoform X1 translates to MDFMVPIHTMSDGSPPPSICFIRAAESYPKSQMEKEDSQLFVPFQELAGESIKYLGRTDDGILALSNYRIFLSKQSTGYETYVPLGLIESVQVRDLFQLIVNCKDASTVRCSFPSAEQCSDWQRRIHLMIGVPESLETLFAFPFYSWTCDVLGSGNGSGIVSAQANGNGLIAKDRCLTLHNGSAKPTANVTASNPLPDPASETISAAMSNRLQRSVRYESDFKNEVARLGFDLKGSWRISTANADFKLCPSYPPKLLVPCCITDEMLHNVANFRGSRRLPAVVWRHQKSGAILARCSQPEVGWLGWRNTRDEQLLKALADACAFDRGEHARHSTCANAKAQPTKGSKETNGQSGLSGKSSPSLDDSSHEELTLDEIKKILIVDARSYTSAVTNRARGGGCECIEYYPCAEIEFMNLGNIHAIRKSFHAVRQLCASSPDDPNWYGQLEKTMWMQHLSGLLGATMTVVHTIEKNGRPVLVHCSDGWDRTPQIVATAQLCLDPYYRTVEGFRVLVEREWLNFGHKFADRSGNGPNSDEVNERCPVFLQWLDLVHQIHRQYPCSFEFSISYLIKLAQHSLSCLFGTFLCNSLRERIENSVFDRTFSVWPFLAETMYRNPLYKHETEKVLWPAHSVRFLYFWSDVYLGSLGNKNGTDLPLLSNERQSGHNGLMAKTRSSEDLTTNELGQSTISRRSSDPNLTVESIVTDCFNANSNSMFDIRSEANNSVSENVQESVKDSKEVELDVTDATEVGPCGRSNNPIPDFHNDQSTASNRDILEVESQTQRRSSLVSSSQLIPGPVFVFGSSENEKNAVPSESEESLATSQKLNPESGRPFFIFGSSENDQSPVPSKSEDTSDICRALWHGAIETSTDTLIPAEPVQKPNSDNSSRDHITPPTMELVSGDRKLESTTTTTVQASKISQSYNNLPKVHIRPNAVICPQRVDAFPHHLDLQVPRETTGNPDRCKPEKLAKDANANANANGSLLTSDGCNGEESLFISPDLQRFVGQSPFDAPSAGGRIRRNTFGSSYSRDMKFTAENGSAHQFPSSGIISLPPTPFQERAQFTISCPDGLAHGLSEQNIRLHQIVQEHKLREEMLLREIHGMRLALLEKGCPSCNSIVSTNMEHENGSDIVENASTCSWEAVEERSGPASYAPSSIQEKKASSVLWVPDHAVSRCSSCQTEFWLGRRKHHCRSCGEIFCADCSEFWAPLPNEKLFNPVRLCGSCYTSVTTNVQEYAAVPAESQAKDDETSSANS
- the LOC6726120 gene encoding myotubularin-related protein 3 isoform X4, with protein sequence MSDGSPPPSICFIRAAESYPKSQMEKEDSQLFVPFQELAGESIKYLGRTDDGILALSNYRIFLSKQSTGYETYVPLGLIESVQVRDLFQLIVNCKDASTVRCSFPSAEQCSDWQRRIHLMIGVPESLETLFAFPFYSWTCDVLGSGNGSGIVSAQANGNGLIAKDRCLTLHNGSAKPTANVTASNPLPDPASETISAAMSNRLQRSVRYESDFKNEVARLGFDLKGSWRISTANADFKLCPSYPPKLLVPCCITDEMLHNVANFRGSRRLPAVVWRHQKSGAILARCSQPEVGWLGWRNTRDEQLLKALADACAFDRGEHARHSTCANAKAQPTKGSKETNGQSGLSGKSSPSLDDSSHEELTLDEIKKILIVDARSYTSAVTNRARGGGCECIEYYPCAEIEFMNLGNIHAIRKSFHAVRQLCASSPDDPNWYGQLEKTMWMQHLSGLLGATMTVVHTIEKNGRPVLVHCSDGWDRTPQIVATAQLCLDPYYRTVEGFRVLVEREWLNFGHKFADRSGNGPNSDEVNERCPVFLQWLDLVHQIHRQYPCSFEFSISYLIKLAQHSLSCLFGTFLCNSLRERIENSVFDRTFSVWPFLAETMYRNPLYKHETEKVLWPAHSVRFLYFWSDVYLGSLGNKNGTDLPLLSNERQSGHNGLMAKTRSSEDLTTNELGQSTISRRSSDPNLTVESIVTDCFNANSNSMFDIRSEANNSVSENVQESVKDSKEVELDVTDATEVGPCGRSNNPIPDFHNDQSTASNRDILEVESQTQRRSSLVSSSQLIPGPVFVFGSSENEKNAVPSESEESLATSQKLNPESGRPFFIFGSSENDQSPVPSKSEDTSDICRALWHGAIETSTDTLIPAEPVQKPNSDNSSRDHITPPTMELVSGDRKLESTTTTTVQASKISQSYNNLPKVHIRPNAVICPQRVDAFPHHLDLQVPRETTGNPDRCKPEKLAKDANANANANGSLLTSDGCNGEESLFISPDLQRFVGQSPFDAPSAGGRIRRNTFGSSYSRDMKFTAENGSAHQFPSSGIISLPPTPFQERAQFTISCPDGLAHGLSEQNIRLHQIVQEHKLREEMLLREIHGMRLALLEKGCPSCNSIVSTNMEHILWRNFLC